The genomic region TGCCAGTCGATCTTGACGTCGCGATCGACGTCGTCGAGCCAGGTGCGGATCCAGCGCACCAGGTTGCGCGCGCCCTCGGGCGTGGCGTGGCCGCACGTGTCGCACAGGCACAGCCGCCGCGCGCCCGCGTCGACGGCGACGCGGAACAACAGCTGGAGCGTGTCGGGGTGGGCGCGCGTCGTGTCCTCGGTCACGTACATCACCGGAAGCCCTTCGCGAACGCAGAGCGAGACGGCGTCCTCGGTGAGCCGGAGGATCTTCTCCATGCTCCAGTCCTCGGCGTACTGCCGGATCGGCGACGAGCCGATAAACGCGTGCACCTCGATCGAGACGCCGTATCTCTGGGAGATCTCGACGATCGGCAGGATGTCGGACGCGACCGTCCGCGCCGCGCACGTCGGACGAAGGCGCATTCCGGTCTTTGCGATCTCCTCGATGATCCTCGAGACGTCGCGGACCACGTGCGGCCCGGCGCCGGGGAGCCCCACGTCGGCCACGTCGATCCCGAGCGCGTCCATGAGATGGAGGATCTCGAGCTTCTTCTCGATCGACGGAGTCCGGACGGAGGGGGACTGCAGTCCGTCGCGCAACGACTCGTCGTCGAGCTCGACCGGCGTGAACTTCGGCCGCGCGGCGTGCGCGGCGCGGTTCCAGTCGTAAACGAGCTCGGATTCGGTCGGCCGGGGCGACGAAGCCATCGGAGGAATTCTACCGCGTTCGGCGTCCGCCCGGCGGGCGCTTCACGCGGCGTTCGCCTCCGCGGGATCGAGCGATTCGCGCCGTTCAGGAGATGAGCCGATGGCCGGGGTAATGGCTACGCTCTTTGTGGTGCCCGCGGATACCCGAGCCTTGTTCAGTTACCGCGGACTTCAAGGCGCGTCGAGGCGCGAGCCCGGCGGGATGCGGGTCGCCCGCGACGTCCCGAGGCATACCGGGGCGTATGTCGCAGGGCGGCGCGGGCGGCACGCGCCCGCCCGGCTCGATGCATCGGCGCGCTCGTCAGCGCCCCGCGAAATTCGCGGGGCGCTTTTCCAGAAAGGCCGCCATTCCCTCACGCATGTCCTGCGTCGAGGCGCAGACGCCGAAGAGCGTGGCTTCGAGCTCGAGACCGTCCTCGAGCGGCAAGTCGAGGCCGTGGTGGATCGCGTCCATCGTGAACGCGAGGGCGAGCGGGGCGTTGGCGAGCATCTTCGCCGCGAGCTCGCGGGCGGCCGCGAGCGCCTCCCCGGCGGGCACGACGCGGTTGACGAGGCCGATCCGGTGGGCCTCGGCGGCGGTGATCGGCTCCCCCGTGAGGCAGATCTCCATCGCCCGCCCCTCTCCGACGATGCGCGCCAGGCGCTGGGACCCGCCGTATCCCGGCAGGATCCCGAGCTTGACCTCGGGCTGGCCGAGCCGGGCGTTCTCCGAAGCGATCCGCAGCGTGCACGCGAGCGCGAGCTCGCATCCCCCGCCGAGCGCGAAGCCGTTGATCGCCGCGATCACGGGTTTTCCGAGGCTTTCGAGGCGGCTGAACACGGCCTGGCCGCGCCGCGCGTGCTCGCGCCCCGTCACCGGGGTCATCGTCGCGAGCTCCGCGATGTCCGCGCCCGCGACGAACGCCTTCGGCCCGGCGCCCGTGACGATCATGACGCCGACCTCCGCGTCGCTCCTGGCGCGCTGGATCGCGTCGTCGAGGCCGGCGAGCACCTCGGCGTTCAGCGCGTTCATCTTCTCGGGGCGGTTGACGGTCGCGACGAGGACGCGATCCGCGACTTCGATCTCGACGAGGGACATCGGAACCTCCTTCTAGGCCGGCCCATCGTCCGCGCCGGGGCCGTCGATGGAGGGCACCGGCACGTCGAGGACGCGGAGGTAGACGGACATCTGTCCGCGGTGGCGGATCGCGTCGGAGAGGAAGAAGAGGCGGAGCAGGCCGATCCGGGGCAGCGTGTGGGCGGGTTTGCCCTGCACCGGGAAGCTCCGCTCCCCCGTCGCCGCCGCGTCAGCGAGCGCCATTGCCTTCCTTCCGGTTCCCCTTCTCGTCGTAGCGGTAGAAACCGCGGCCGGTCTTGCGCCCGTACATTCCGGCGAGGACCATCTTCTTCATGAGGGGCGGCGGCGCGAACCGCTTCTCCCGGTACTCGTGGAACATGATCTCGCTGATGTAGTACGCCGTGTCGATCCCGACGAAATCGAGCAGCGTGAACGGGCCCATCGGATAGGCGCATCCGAGCTGCATCCCCTTGTCGATGTCCTCGACCGAGCCGACCCCCTCCTCGAGGGCGCGGATCGCGTCGAGGAGATACGGGACGAGCAGGCGGTTGACGATGAAGCCGGAGTTGTCCCGCGCCGCGATCGGCTCCTTGCCGAGGGATTGCGCGAAGGCGAAGACCGCCTTCTGGGTCTCGGGCGACGTCAGGATCGTCTGGACGACTTCGACGAGCTTCATCACCGGAACCGGGTTGAAGAAATGGAGCCCGGCGAACCGGTCGGGCCGCTTCGTCGCCATCGACATCTCGATGATCGTCAGCGACGAGGTGTTCGAGCAGAAGATCGTCTCCGGCTTGCAGAGCCGGTCGAGCGCCGCGAACGTCTCTTTCTTCAGGTCCAGGTTCTCGACGATCGCCTCGAGGACGACGTCGCAGTCCTTCATGTCTTCGAGCGACGTCGTCCCGGTCAGCCTCTTTCCGATTGCGTCGCGGTCCGCCGCCGACAGCTTCCCCTTCTCGACCGCCTTCGCGAGCGACCCCTCGAGCCGCGCCATTCCCTTCTTCAGGAGACCGTCCTCGACTTCGCGGACCACCGTCTCGTATCCCGCCTTCGCGCAGACCTCCGCGATCCCCGACCCCATCAGGCCGCACCCGAGAACGCCGACTCTCTTCATTCTTTCTCGCTCCTGCCTTCGATGTCTTCTTCCGGAACCGGCGCATCATACCCGAACGATTCCCCGCAGAAGTCGTGGAGCGAAACGTCGGAGGAGAACGCCGGACCCGGAAAAGCGTAGATCGGCGACGACGGCGAGCGCGTCACCCATCCCTTCCCGATCCACAGGTCGAGGAGCTCCGAGAAGAGCGCCGCGTCGCCGAGCGCCGCGCCCACGGCGGACAGGTCCCCCAGCCCCTTCGACGCGAGCTGCCGCCGGAAATCGTCGATCGCGGCCGTGCGGACGGGAAAGTCGAGAAGGCGGGAGGAGAGATCGCTCATCACTCCGGATTATGCACGACGAGGACGGCTCGCTACTGATGACCGCGGCCGCGCCGCTCCATCCCGCCGGATCACCTGCGAAGGTCTTGAGGCGCGGCCAGACGTGCTGGAAGGTGGGTTCGGCGGTCTGGCGGCGGGTGAAGGCGTACCGAATGCGTACGTCGAGCCCGCCGCCGGGCCGCCGGACTCGCATAACGGCGCGTACGGTCCGCGCCTGCCCTCGAACGCGTCAGCGTTCGAGGAGCATCGCGTAGCCCTGCCCGCCCCCGATACACGCCCCCGCCAGCCCGCGCTTCAATCCCCTTCGCCGCATCTCGTAGAGAAGCGTCAGCGCCAGGCGCGCCCCCGTCGCGCCGAGCGGATGCCCGAGCGCGATCGCGCCGCCGTTGACGTTCAACCGTTCGCGGTCGATCCCGAGGTCCTTCACGACGCCGAGGATCTGCCCGGCAAACGCCTCGTTGATCTCCCAGAGGTCCACGTCGGCGATCGACAGCCCGGCTTCCGCGAGAGCCTTGCGCGCCGCGGGCGCGGGACCGATCCCCATGAGCTCCGGCTCGCATCCGACGACGGACCATCCGGCGATCCGGCCAAGCGGCGTCTTCCCCTCCGCCCGCGCCTTCTCCGCCGACGTCACCACGAGCGCCGCGGCGCCGTCGACGATCCCGGAAGCGTTCCCGGCGGTGACCATGCCGCCTTCGCCGAAGGAGGGCTTGAGCTTCTCGAGCGCCTCGATCGACGTGTCGGGGCGGAGCGAGTCGTCGGCGGAGATCGTCTGGGGGCCCTTCCGCGTCTTGACCGTGACCGGGGCGATCTCCTCGGCGAACTTCCCGGCGGCCTGCGCGGCCGCCGCGCGCCGCTGCGACTCGAGAGCGAACTCGTCCTGCTCGCGGCGGGCGATCCCGTACTTCGCCGCGACGCGGTCGGAGGTCTGCGCCATCATCAGGCCGGAGTACGAATCGAGGAGGGCCTCGAAGAGGGAGTCCTCGAGCTTGGCGCCGCCCAGTCGGAATCCTTTCCGCGCGCCGCGGATCACGTGCGGCGCCTGCGTCATGTTCTCCATGCCGCCGACGAGCACGGTCTCCGCGTCGTCGAGCAGGATCCGGTCGGCGCCCTGCGCGATCGCCTCGAACCCGGAGCCGCAGAGCCGGTTGACGGTGAGCGCGGGGACCTCTTTCGGCACGCCGGCCTTCAGCGCGACGTGCCGCGCCCCGTAGATGGCGTCGGCGGAGGTCTGCAGCGCGTTGCCGAAGATCACGTGGTCGATCGCGGCCGGCTCGACCCCGCAGCGGCGCAAGGCCTCCTTCGCCGCGACGACGGCGAGGTCGATCGCGGAGACGTCGGCGAAGACGCCGTTGTAGTCGGCCATCGGCGTCCGCGCGCCGTCGAGTATGACGATGTCCCGTTTGGGTTTCATGAAGCCTAGTCTACCGTCCAAAGACTCGCCCGCCGGCACGACACTCATCCGACCTCGATCGCGACCTCGTGGAACCGGCGCCGCACCGCGTTGAAGTCGACCGGTTTCACGTCCGGGTGCACGCGGTTCGTGAGCAGGACGTAGATCCGACCGTCTTCGCGATCGACCCAGACGGACGTCCCGGTGAAACCGGTGTGCCCGATGGACGAATCGGGAAACGCGTCGATCGCCGAGCGGGCGCCGCGTTTCCTCTGCCAGAAGAGGCCGCGCGACTCGGAAAACTCGGACGTCCAGTCGTCACCGAACTCTCCGGCCGAAGACAGCCAGGGGCGGGCGAGCCTCCACACGTCCTCCGCGGTTCCGAAGAGGCCCGCGTGCGCGGCGACGCCGCCGCGGCCCCAGGCGTTGCCGTCGTGCACCTCGCCACGGATGACGTCCGTGCGGAAACCGCCGAACCGGACGCCGAGCTTCTCGCACATCGCCGCCTCGAAACGGTTCCCGCGTTCCGTCGGCGCCGCCTTCGCCGGGTCGGGTACGGGCCCGAACACGGCGCCGCTTCCCGCGGGCCCGGCGACCTCGCGCGCGAACGCGCGATCGAGCGGCTCCGTCAGAACGCCCTCGAGGATCTCGCCGAACACGAGCGTTCCGAGGTCGCTGTAGACCACCGAGGCGCCTGGCCGCGCTTCCGGCTCGAGCGCCGCGAGCGCGCGCCGGTATGCGTCGGCGCCCATTCCGGAAGCGTAGAGCGGCCCCCAGGCGGGGAGCCCGGAGACGTGCCCCGCGAGATGCCAGACCCGGATACCCTCGAACCGGGTGCGCTTGAAGTCGGGGAGGTAGTCCCCGATGCGCCGGTCCCACGCGAGACCCGCCGCCTGCGCGATCCGCGCGAGCGGCGCCGTCGCGAGGACTTTCGTCAGGGACGCGAGGTCCCAGAGCGTGTCCCCGGCGGCGGCCCGGAACGCCGTCGAAACGATCCGATCCGCGGTGCCGACGAGGGCCGCGCCGGAGGGAAAGCTCTCCTCCTCGACCTCCTGATCCAGAAAGGCGCCGAGCGAATCGCTCACGGCCGGCCGACCGCGCCGGCGGCGGCCGCGAGCTGCCGCCGGTAGCGGCCGACGAGCGCGTCGTTGGCCGCCGCGTCGGCGGGCGCCGCCTTCCGCAGGTCGCGCTCCCGCTCGGAGGCGCGGCGCTCGAGGTCCCCGATCTGCCGCGCGAGCGACTCGCGGGTCTCCGGATCGGTCGAGGCCGCGAGGACGCCCTGGAGCGACCGCGCCGTCTTGCGGTCGATTTCGATCTCTCTCCGCGCGGCGGCGCTCTCGTCGAGGCGCATCTGGGCCTCGAGGACCTTTTGCCGCACCCAGAGGTACTCGTCCGCTCCGCGGTGGCCGTCGAAGGAGTCCACGTCCTCGCCGATTTCTCGATCGGGCGCAGCGGCCGACTTCGCGCGCGACCGCAGCGCCGCGACGTACGCCTGCACCTGCCGCTCGGTCAGCCGGCCGTCGGCCGGCGGCCGATACGGGCGCTCGAGCGGCGGCGGCGGCGACGTGCGCTGCACGGACGGCGGCGCCGCGCGTCCGCACGCGACCGCGACGACGATCGGGAGGAGGTACCGGCGGCGCATCTCGCCAAGGTAGCGGAGGGGCGGGGTTTCCACAAGTCGGCTTTACCCGGCTCTCCGCTTCCGATAAACTCCGCTTTCAGCGACGGCAAGGACCTCATGATCGAAAAACTGGGCAAGTACGAGATCGTCGAGAAGATCGGCGTCGGCGGCTTCGGAACCGTCTATCGGGGCCGTGACCCGTTCATCAAGCGGACGGTGGCGGTGAAGACGTGCCAGTCCGAGGACGAAGAGATCAAGAAGCGCTTCTTCCGCGAAGCGGAGCTCTCGGGAAACCTCCACCACCGCAACATCACCACGATCTACGACTTCGGCGTCCAGGACGGCATCCCCTACATCGTCCAGGAGTACCTGACCGGGGAAGATCTCGACAAGATGATCAAGCGGGGCGACGTCATCCCGCTCGCCCGGAAGCTCGAGATCCTGATGGACGTCTGCGAGGGACTCTCCTACGCGCACGCGGCGGGGATCATCCATCGCGACATCAAGCCGTCGAACATCCGGATCCTGAAGGACGGCGCCGTGAAGATCATGGACTTCGGCATCGCCAAGTCCTTCCAGTCGGAATCGACGCTCACCCAGACGGGCATCACGCTCGGCACGGCGGCCTACCTTGCCCCGGAGCAGATTCGCGGCGAGGCCGTCGACCCCCGGACCGACATCTTCTCGCTCGGCGTCCTCGCGTACGAGCTCCTGACCGGGCAGAAGCCGTTTCGGGGGGAGCACATCTCGACGGTGCTTTTCAAGATCCTGAACGAAAAGCCGGACCCCGTCAGCCGGCAAGACCCCTCGATCCCGCCGTCGGTCGATCGCGCCATCGAGAAGGCGATCGAGAAGTCGCCGCCCAATCGCTACGAGTCGGTCACGGAGTTCCGCCGGGACCTCGCCGCCATCGTCAAGCAGATCCCGGGAACCGACGTGACCGGAGCGACCGCGATCCGCGCGGCGATGCCGGAATCGGCGACGCTGCGGACTTTCGCGCCCACCGAATCGGCGGGGGCGGGGATCACGCCGCCGTCGGGCGCGCTCGCCCGCTCTCCGGCGCCGTCGGACGCGACGCCGAGCGGAATGCGCCGCAACGTCTCGCTCGAGCTGATGGATTTCCGCGATCCGAACGCGGTCGAGGAGCCCCCTCCGGCGGAGACCGCTGCGGCGGGGACCGCTCCCCTGGCGATCGCCGCGGCGCCGCGAGGGACCTCGCAGGGGCTGATCTTCGGAATCGTCCTCGCGGTTCTCGCCGCCGGCGGCGGCGCGTACTGGTATTTCGCGTCGCGGCCGTCCGCGCCCGCCGCGAACGTCCCGGCGGCGCGCACCGCGCCCGCGGCTCCCGCCCTCCCGCCGGCGCTCGCCCCGCCTTCGAAGGCGACCGCGACGCCTCCCGCGCCGCCGCCGGCCGAGAAGGCCGCCGAAAAGAAGCCGGAGAAGACGCCGGAGCCGAAGGAAGCGGCGAAAGAATCGCCCGCCCCGGCCAAACCCGCGGAGCCCGCCGCCCCGCGCAAGATCGCGGTCGCGTTCTCGACGACGCCTTCGTCGACGCTCTTCCTCGACGGGAAGGAGGTCGGGGAAACGGTGCCGCGAAAGTCCGTCAAGCTCGAGGAGGGGAAGCACACCCTCCGATTCGAGTTGGAGGACGGGACGACCTATGAGCAGGCGTTCACGGTCGGCCGCGGCGAGCCGGACAGCTTCTTCCACCAGTTCCCGGTCGGCTCGATCCTCGTCACCGCCGGACCCGAATGGAAGGGGGCGAAGGTCCTCGTCGATTCGAAGCTGCGCGGGAAGATCCCTCTTTCCGGCGTCCTGCTGGCGTCGCCCGGCACCCACGAGATCGCCGTCATCGGCGACGGCGCGCCGCCCGTCCTGAAGAACGTCAAGGTGGAGGCCAATCACCGCCAGGAAGTCCACATCGCCGCGCCGCAAAACCCGTGAAGAAGATCGTCGCCGCTCTCCTCCTCGCCGCCGCCGCCGCGTTCGCGGCGGACACCGACCGGATCGTCGCGGATGCGCGCCACGCCTTCGACGCGGGCAAGTTCAAGGAGGCGGCCGCGAAGTACCTGCAGGCCGCCGCCACGCCGGACTTGCCGGCCGATCGGGTGTCGGATCTCGCGCTGCAGGCGGCGTGGGCGTCCTACATCGGCGGCGACGTCAACGCGTCGCGCGACGCGCTGAAGAAGGCCTTCGCCGCCCGTCCCGACATGGAGGTCCTCCCCGAGTTCTACAGCGACGAGTTCGCGAGCCTCGCCGGGACCGTGAAATCCCAGATCACGCCTCCTCCGAAGGCGGACCTCGAGGAGCTCAAGCGGAGCGCCCGCGAACGGCTGGCCGGAGGGCTCGCGCAGGACGTCGTCTACGACCTGAAGCGCGTCGGCGAGACGAACGACCCCGAGATCCACCGCCTCCTCGCCGAGGCGTACGACAAGCTCGGCAAGACCGCGGAAGCCGACGCGGAGCGGCAGCGCGCGCAATCCGGAACGACCGGCATCTCCGAATCGGCGATCGGCGCTCTTCCTCCCTCGGCCCCCGCGGCCCCGGTGACCGCCGGCCCCTCCGACATCGCGCCGCTCCTGGCCTCCGCCGACGAAGCGCTCGCGAAGAAGGACTGGGCGGCCGCGGCGGCGATCGCCAAAGACGCCCAGGACAAGGACCCCCGCAGCGGCGCCGCGCATCGGGTCGCGGGCGACGCCGCGCTCGGCGCCGGCGACGTCCCTACCGCCGAGCGCGAATACATCGCGGCGGCCACCCTCGACCCGACGGACGCCCGCGCCCAGATCGGGCAGGGGCGCGTCGCGGACGCGAACCACCAGCCCAACACCGCGGCGGCGCACTACCGGCGCGCGCTCGAGCTCGACCCGAAGGCGCTCCCGGCCGCGCTCGCGCTCGGCGAGGCGCTGAACACGGCGGGGGACAAGTCCGCGGCGCGCCAGGCGTTCGGCCGCGCGACGGAGATCGCTCCCACGGACGCCGCGGCGCGCGACCGGTTCGCCGTGTTCCTGGCCGACGAGAACGAGCCCTCCGCCGCGATCGAGCAGGGAATCGAAGCCGTCAAGCTCGATTCCGGCGTCGCCGCATATCACGCCCATCTCGGCCGGGCGTACGTCGCGGCGGAGAAGCCGCGGGAGGCCGAACGCGAGCTGCGCGAGGCCGTCCGGCTCGACGAAAAGGACGAGGCGTCCTGGGTCGCGCTCGGCGGCGTGCTCTTCTCGGCGAAGAAGAACGACGAGGCCGCCGATGCCTTCGCCCGCGCGCTCGCGATCTCTCCCCGCGACGAGGTCGCGATCCTCGGCCGGGCGTCCGCGCTCGCCCAGGGCGGGAAGTGGGAGGAGGCCGAAGGGCTGCTGAAGGCCGCGGCCGCCGACAACCCCGGGTCCGCCGCGACCGTCCACGATCTGGGCGTCGTCGAGTTCCGGCTCGGCCGGTGGGATGCGGCCGTGGAGGCCTTCCAGAAGGCCGCCGCGGCGCCCCATCCCGCACCCGAGTCGAAGGCCGCGCTCGCGCGCGCGATCGCCGTGCGCGATTTCCTCGCGGCCGCGCGGCCGATTGCCCCCGCCGCGCCCTGACCGCGACCGGAGGAAAGCTTCCCGTGCCCCCCGCCGGCCCCCGCTCGCCGGAAGATCCCGGCGAAGATCGCGACGAGCGGCTCCGG from Thermoanaerobaculia bacterium harbors:
- a CDS encoding serine hydrolase domain-containing protein, with product MSDSLGAFLDQEVEEESFPSGAALVGTADRIVSTAFRAAAGDTLWDLASLTKVLATAPLARIAQAAGLAWDRRIGDYLPDFKRTRFEGIRVWHLAGHVSGLPAWGPLYASGMGADAYRRALAALEPEARPGASVVYSDLGTLVFGEILEGVLTEPLDRAFAREVAGPAGSGAVFGPVPDPAKAAPTERGNRFEAAMCEKLGVRFGGFRTDVIRGEVHDGNAWGRGGVAAHAGLFGTAEDVWRLARPWLSSAGEFGDDWTSEFSESRGLFWQRKRGARSAIDAFPDSSIGHTGFTGTSVWVDREDGRIYVLLTNRVHPDVKPVDFNAVRRRFHEVAIEVG
- a CDS encoding protein kinase, which produces MIEKLGKYEIVEKIGVGGFGTVYRGRDPFIKRTVAVKTCQSEDEEIKKRFFREAELSGNLHHRNITTIYDFGVQDGIPYIVQEYLTGEDLDKMIKRGDVIPLARKLEILMDVCEGLSYAHAAGIIHRDIKPSNIRILKDGAVKIMDFGIAKSFQSESTLTQTGITLGTAAYLAPEQIRGEAVDPRTDIFSLGVLAYELLTGQKPFRGEHISTVLFKILNEKPDPVSRQDPSIPPSVDRAIEKAIEKSPPNRYESVTEFRRDLAAIVKQIPGTDVTGATAIRAAMPESATLRTFAPTESAGAGITPPSGALARSPAPSDATPSGMRRNVSLELMDFRDPNAVEEPPPAETAAAGTAPLAIAAAPRGTSQGLIFGIVLAVLAAGGGAYWYFASRPSAPAANVPAARTAPAAPALPPALAPPSKATATPPAPPPAEKAAEKKPEKTPEPKEAAKESPAPAKPAEPAAPRKIAVAFSTTPSSTLFLDGKEVGETVPRKSVKLEEGKHTLRFELEDGTTYEQAFTVGRGEPDSFFHQFPVGSILVTAGPEWKGAKVLVDSKLRGKIPLSGVLLASPGTHEIAVIGDGAPPVLKNVKVEANHRQEVHIAAPQNP
- a CDS encoding tetratricopeptide repeat protein is translated as MKKIVAALLLAAAAAFAADTDRIVADARHAFDAGKFKEAAAKYLQAAATPDLPADRVSDLALQAAWASYIGGDVNASRDALKKAFAARPDMEVLPEFYSDEFASLAGTVKSQITPPPKADLEELKRSARERLAGGLAQDVVYDLKRVGETNDPEIHRLLAEAYDKLGKTAEADAERQRAQSGTTGISESAIGALPPSAPAAPVTAGPSDIAPLLASADEALAKKDWAAAAAIAKDAQDKDPRSGAAHRVAGDAALGAGDVPTAEREYIAAATLDPTDARAQIGQGRVADANHQPNTAAAHYRRALELDPKALPAALALGEALNTAGDKSAARQAFGRATEIAPTDAAARDRFAVFLADENEPSAAIEQGIEAVKLDSGVAAYHAHLGRAYVAAEKPREAERELREAVRLDEKDEASWVALGGVLFSAKKNDEAADAFARALAISPRDEVAILGRASALAQGGKWEEAEGLLKAAAADNPGSAATVHDLGVVEFRLGRWDAAVEAFQKAAAAPHPAPESKAALARAIAVRDFLAAARPIAPAAP
- a CDS encoding acetyl-CoA C-acetyltransferase produces the protein MKPKRDIVILDGARTPMADYNGVFADVSAIDLAVVAAKEALRRCGVEPAAIDHVIFGNALQTSADAIYGARHVALKAGVPKEVPALTVNRLCGSGFEAIAQGADRILLDDAETVLVGGMENMTQAPHVIRGARKGFRLGGAKLEDSLFEALLDSYSGLMMAQTSDRVAAKYGIARREQDEFALESQRRAAAAQAAGKFAEEIAPVTVKTRKGPQTISADDSLRPDTSIEALEKLKPSFGEGGMVTAGNASGIVDGAAALVVTSAEKARAEGKTPLGRIAGWSVVGCEPELMGIGPAPAARKALAEAGLSIADVDLWEINEAFAGQILGVVKDLGIDRERLNVNGGAIALGHPLGATGARLALTLLYEMRRRGLKRGLAGACIGGGQGYAMLLER
- a CDS encoding 3-hydroxybutyryl-CoA dehydrogenase, whose amino-acid sequence is MKRVGVLGCGLMGSGIAEVCAKAGYETVVREVEDGLLKKGMARLEGSLAKAVEKGKLSAADRDAIGKRLTGTTSLEDMKDCDVVLEAIVENLDLKKETFAALDRLCKPETIFCSNTSSLTIIEMSMATKRPDRFAGLHFFNPVPVMKLVEVVQTILTSPETQKAVFAFAQSLGKEPIAARDNSGFIVNRLLVPYLLDAIRALEEGVGSVEDIDKGMQLGCAYPMGPFTLLDFVGIDTAYYISEIMFHEYREKRFAPPPLMKKMVLAGMYGRKTGRGFYRYDEKGNRKEGNGAR
- a CDS encoding 2-isopropylmalate synthase; the encoded protein is MASSPRPTESELVYDWNRAAHAARPKFTPVELDDESLRDGLQSPSVRTPSIEKKLEILHLMDALGIDVADVGLPGAGPHVVRDVSRIIEEIAKTGMRLRPTCAARTVASDILPIVEISQRYGVSIEVHAFIGSSPIRQYAEDWSMEKILRLTEDAVSLCVREGLPVMYVTEDTTRAHPDTLQLLFRVAVDAGARRLCLCDTCGHATPEGARNLVRWIRTWLDDVDRDVKIDW
- a CDS encoding enoyl-CoA hydratase-related protein, encoding MSLVEIEVADRVLVATVNRPEKMNALNAEVLAGLDDAIQRARSDAEVGVMIVTGAGPKAFVAGADIAELATMTPVTGREHARRGQAVFSRLESLGKPVIAAINGFALGGGCELALACTLRIASENARLGQPEVKLGILPGYGGSQRLARIVGEGRAMEICLTGEPITAAEAHRIGLVNRVVPAGEALAAARELAAKMLANAPLALAFTMDAIHHGLDLPLEDGLELEATLFGVCASTQDMREGMAAFLEKRPANFAGR